A window of the Lolium perenne isolate Kyuss_39 chromosome 7, Kyuss_2.0, whole genome shotgun sequence genome harbors these coding sequences:
- the LOC127316189 gene encoding serine/threonine-protein phosphatase 7 long form homolog — protein MTTNLAESYNFVLRGNRALPLTAIVEGIFMGTVKYYRERREKAQMHMVNRSATPYCSKIMEYMHKKKEKAKHLAVVQIGNVERRYEVRLPTDRFGCGNPQRTHDVKIGNEEWPTCECTCNKPKLLHLPCSHVLAVCGVLGMSEISFVSPYYLKEAVLNTWTEMAGRSLLNRDIERVHRAAKLEANPNSLSPMVTRGGNQNWQIHPGWVQRLKWAGLLPFARLVEATRSEVIGERVGTPIKRLQQDHSLLTSLVDRWRPETHTFHFRWGEMAPTLQDVSFLLGLPLAGQPIGPLAEPVLWDEEMRARFEGTRAGQTEFLCEDHGPKCDWLLNFEVSQFTPPMSEAQITRSLEAYILWLLGKVMFTENHQTTISRRFIPIALEIAEAQTADDIIQRSWGSAVLAATYRGLCNACTLVSPKSGILGCPLFLQLWSWERFPIGRPDIDAERPFGANELADPDHIDMPTFGILWTRRERRFARDQVRNCYPSFTEQFDVLDDRAVIWQPYMAAAVHERYPGGISNLCYRDCAYWMTQSKIIFDVSVEIMAQQRIMRQFGSRQLVDPPPPIAPLPAYVHK, from the exons ATGACAACCAACCTCGCAGAGTCGTATAACTTTGTGCTGAGAGGCAACAGAGCTTTGCCACTTACAGCTATAGTAGAGGGTATTTTCATGGGCACAGTTAAATATTACAGAGAGAGACGTGAGAAGGCTCAGATGCACATGGTGAACAGATCAGCCACACCATATTGTTCAAAGATTATGGAGTACATGCATAAGAAGAAGGAGAAAGCTAAGCATCTCGCTGTTGTTCAAATTGGTAATGTGGAAAGAAGGTACGAAGTCCGCTTACCTACAGATAGGTTCGGGTGTGGGAATCCGCAGCGAACACATGATGTGAAAATTGGCAATGAAGAATGGCCAACTTGCGAGTGCACATGCAACAAACCAAAGTTGCTTCATCTTCCTTGCTCACATGTGTTAGCTGTTTGTGGTGTCCTGGGGATGTCGGAAATCTCGTTCGTCTCTCCGTATTATCTGAAGGAGGCCGTGCTCAACACCTGGACCG AAATGGCAGGAAGATCATTGCTCAATAGGGACATTGAGAGGGTGCACCGTGCGGCCAAGCTAGAGGCCAACCCTAATAGCTTGTCACCAATGGTGACACGCGGGGGTAATCAAAATTGGCAGATACACCCCGGTTGGGTTCAGAG GTTGAAGTGGGCTGGACTTCTACCTTTTGCACGGTTGGTTGAGGCCACTAGGTCAGAGGTCATCGGTGAGCGAGTAGGCACACCGATCAAGCGCCTTCAGCAGGACCACTCCCTACTGACCAGCCTGGTGGATCGGTGGAGGCCCGAGACACACACGTTCCACTTTCGATGGGGagagatggcccctactctccaggacGTGTCTTTCTTACTGGGCCTACCGTTGGCGGGTCAGCCCATAGGCCCGCTGGCAGAACCAGTGCTTTGGGATGAAGAAATGCGTGCACGTTTTGAGGGAACTCGTGCGGGCCAGACTGAGTTTCTCTGTGAGGACCACGGTCCAAAGTGTGACTGGTTACTGAACTTCGAG GTTTCACAGTTCACACCGCCGATGAGTGAGGCACAAATCACTAGGAGTCTCGAGGCGTACATATTGTGGCTGCTTGGGAAGGTCATGTTCACAGAGAACCATCAGACCACCATCAGCAGGCGCTTCATCCCCATTGCACTGGAGATAGCAGAGGCACAAACCGCCGACGACATCATACAGCGGAGTTGGGGTTCCGCGGTTTTAGCAGCCACATACCGAGGTTTGTGCAATGCTTGTACACTTGTCTCTCCCAAGTCTGGGATTCTTGGCTGCCCACTGTTCTTGCAGCTATGGTCCTGGGAGAGGTTCCCGATTGGTCGGCCAGACATAGATGCTGAGCGCCCTTTTGGGGCAAACGAGTTGGCTGATCCGGACCACATCGACATGCCTACTTTCGGCATACTTTGGACACGTCGCGAG AGACGATTTGCTCGCGACCAGGTCAGGAACTGCTACCCTTCGTTCACCGAGCAGTTCGACGTGCTCGATGATAGGGCGGTGATCTGGCAGCCCTATATGGCCGCCGCCGTGCATGAAAGGTACCCCGGCGGGATCTCTAACCTCTGTTATAGAGATTGTGCGTACTGGATGACACAGTCGAAGATCATCTTCGATGTGTCCGTGGAGATAATGGCCCAGCAGAGGATCATGAGGCAGTTCGGCTCTCGGCAGCTGGTCGATCCTCCACCACCGATAGCACCTCTCCCTGCCTACGTCCACAAGTAA